One window of Bos javanicus breed banteng chromosome 1, ARS-OSU_banteng_1.0, whole genome shotgun sequence genomic DNA carries:
- the CASR gene encoding extracellular calcium-sensing receptor has translation MALYSCCWILLAFSTWCTSAYGPDQRAQKKGDIILGGLFPIHFGVAAKDQDLKSRPESVECIRYNFRGFRWLQAMIFAIEEINSSPALLPNMTLGYRIFDTCNTVSKALEATLSFVAQNKIDSLNLDEFCNCSEHIPSTIAVVGATGSGISTAVANLLGLFYIPQVSYASSSRLLSNKNQFKSFLRTIPNDEHQATAMADIIEYFRWNWVGTIAADDDYGRPGIEKFREEAEERDICIDFSELISQYSDEEKIQQVVEVIQNSTAKVIVVFSSGPDLEPLIKEIVRRNITGRIWLASEAWASSSLIAMPEYFHVVGGTIGFGLKAGQIPGFREFLQKVHPRKSVHNGFAKEFWEETFNCHLQEGAKGPLPVDTFLRGHEEGGARLSNSSTAFRPLCTGEENISSVETPYMDYTHLRISYNVYLAVYSIAHALQDIYTCIPGRGLFTNGSCADIKKVEAWQVLKHLRHLNFTSNMGEQVTFDECGDLAGNYSIINWHLSPEDGSIVFKEVGYYNVYAKKGERLFINDEKILWSGFSREVPFSNCSRDCLAGTRKGIIEGEPTCCFECVECPDGEYSDETDASACDKCPDDFWSNENHTSCIAKEIEFLSWTEPFGIALTLFAVLGIFLTAFVLGVFIKFRNTPIVKATNRELSYLLLFSLLCCFSSSLFFIGEPQDWTCRLRQPAFGISFVLCISCILVKTNRVLLVFEAKIPTSFHRKWWGLNLQFLLVFLCTFMQIVICAIWLNTAPPSSYRNHELEDEIIFITCHEGSLMALGFLIGYTCLLAAICFFFAFKSRKLPENFNEAKFITFSMLIFFIVWISFIPAYASTYGKFVSAVEVIAILAASFGLLACIFFNKVYIILFKPSRNTIEEVRCSTAAHAFKVAARATLRRSNVSRQRSSSLGGSTGSTPSSSISSKSNSEDPFPQQQPKRQKQPQPLALSPHNAQQPQPRPPSTPQPQPQSQQPPRCKQKVIFGSGTVTFSLSFDEPQKSAVAHRNSTHQTSLEAQKNNDALTKHQALLPLQCGETDSELTSQETGLQGPVGEDHQLEMEDPEEMSPALVVSNSRSFVISGGGSTVTENMLRS, from the exons ATGGCACTTTATAGCTGCTGTTGGATCCTCTTGGCTTTTTCTACCTGGTGCACTTCCGCCTATGGGCCTGACCAGCGAGCCCAAAAGAAAGGGGACATTATCCTCGGGGGGCTCTTTCCTATTCATTTTGGGGTTGCAGCGAAAGATCAGGATCTAAAGTCGAGGCCGGAGTCCGTGGAGTGTATCAG gtaTAATTTCCGAGGATTTCGCTGGTTACAAGCTATGATATTTGCCATAGAGGAAATAAACAGCAGTCCAGCCCTTCTTCCCAACATGACCCTGGGATACAGGATATTCGACACTTGTAACACCGTCTCTAAAGCCTTGGAGGCCACCCTGAGTTTTGTGGCCCAGAACAAAATTGACTCTTTGAACCTTGATGAGTTCTGCAACTGCTCAGAGCACATCCCCTCTACCATCGCAGTGGTGGGAGCTACTGGCTCGGGCATCTCCACAGCAGTGGCCAACCTGCTGGGGCTCTTCTACATCCCCCAG GTCAGCTATGCCTCCTCCAGCAGACTCCTCAGCAACAAGAATCAATTCAAGTCCTTCCTCCGCACCATACCCAATGATGAACACCAGGCCACGGCCATGGCTGACATCATCGAGTACTTCCGCTGGAACTGGGTGGGCACAATTGCAGCTGACGATGACTATGGCCGGCCAGGGATCGAGAAGTTTCgagaggaagcagaggagagggACATCTGCATCGACTTCAGCGAGCTCATCTCCCAATACTCTGATGAGGAAAAGATCCAGCAGGTGGTGGAGGTGATCCAGAATTCCACCGCCAAAGTCATTGTCGTCTTCTCCAGCGGCCCAGACCTGGAACCCCTCATCAAAGAGATCGTCCGGCGCAATATCACAGGCAGGATCTGGCTGGCCAGCGAGGCCTGGGCCAGCTCTTCCCTGATTGCTATGCCCGAGTATTTCCATGTGGTCGGAGGCACCATTGGGTTTGGTTTGAAAGCTGGGCAGATCCCAGGCTTCCGGGAATTCCTGCAGAAAGTCCACCCCAGGAAGTCTGTCCACAATGGTTTTGCCAAGGAGTTTTGGGAAGAAACATTTAACTGCCACCTGCAAGAGGGTGCTAAAGGCCCATTACCGGTGGACACCTTCCTGagaggtcatgaagaaggaggtgCCAGGTTAAGCAATAGTTCCACTGCCTTCCGACCTCTGTGTACTGGGGAGGAGAACATCAGCAGTGTCGAGACTCCTTACATGGATTATACACATTTACGGATATCCTACAACGTCTACTTAGCTGTCTACTCCATTGCTCATGCCCTACAAGATATATACACCTGCATACCTGGGAGAGGGCTCTTCACCAACGGTTCCTGCGCAGATATCAAGAAGGTTGAAGCTTGGCAG GTCCTGAAACACCTGCGGCACCTAAATTTTACCAGCAATATGGGGGAGCAAGTAACTTTTGATGAATGTGGAGACCTGGCAGGGAACTATTCCATCATCAACTGGCACCTCTCCCCAGAGGACGGCTCCATAGTGTTTAAGGAAGTTGGATATTACAATGTCTATGCCAAGAAAGGAGAGAGACTCTTCATCAATGATGAAAAAATTCTGTGGAGTGGATTCTCAAGGGAG GTGCCTTTCTCCAACTGCAGCCGAGACTGTCTGGCAGGGACCAGGAAAGGAATCATTGAGGGGGAGCCCACCTGCTGCTTTGAGTGTGTGGAATGTCCTGATGGGGAGTACAGCGACGAGACAG ATGCAAGTGCCTGTGATAAGTGCCCTGATGACTTCTGGTCCAATGAGAATCACACTTCCTGCATCGCCAAGGAGATCGAGTTTCTGTCCTGGACCGAGCCCTTCGGGATCGCACTCACGCTCTTTGCTGTGCTGGGCATTTTCCTCACAGCCTTTGTGCTGGGCGTCTTCATCAAGTTCCGCAACACGCCCATCGTCAAGGCCACCAACCGGGAGCtctcctatctcctcctcttctccctgctCTGCTGCTTCTCCAGCTCCCTGTTCTTCATCGGGGAGCCCCAGGACTGGACGTGCCGCCTGCGCCAGCCGGCCTTTGGCATCAGCTTCGTGCTCTGCATCTCGTGCATCCTGGTGAAAACCAATCGGGTCCTCCTGGTGTTTGAGGCCAAGATTCCCACCAGCTTCCACCGGAAGTGGTGGGGGCTCAACCTGCAGTTCCTGCTGGTCTTCCTCTGCACCTTCATGCAGATTGTCATCTGTGCCATTTGGCTCAATACAGCGCCCCCCTCGAGCTACCGCAACCACGAGCTGGAGGACGAGATCATCTTCATCACCTGCCACGAGGGCTCGCTCATGGCGCTGGGCTTCCTGATCGGCTACACCTGCTTGCTGGCCGCCATCTGCTTCTTCTTCGCCTTCAAGTCCCGGAAGCTGCCAGAGAACTTCAATGAAGCCAAGTTCATCACCTTCAGCATGCTCATCTTCTTCATCGTCTGGATCTCTTTCATCCCCGCCTACGCCAGCACTTACGGCAAGTTCGTCTCTGCCGTGGAGGTGATCGCCATCCTGGCGGCCAGCTTTGGCTTGCTGGCCTGCATCTTCTTCAACAAGGTCTACATCATCCTCTTCAAGCCTTCCCGGAACACCATCGAGGAGGTGCGCTGCAGCACCGCGGCACACGCCTTCAAGGTGGCCGCCCGAGCCACGCTGCGCCGCAGCAACGTCTCCCGCCAGCGGTCCAGCAGCCTAGGGGGCTCCACGGgatccaccccctcctcctccatcaGCAGCAAGAGCAACAGCGAGGACCCGTTCCCGCAGCAGCAGCCGAAGAGGCAGAAGCAGCCGCAGCCGCTGGCCCTGAGCCCGCACAACGCGCAGCAGCCACAGCCGCGGCCACCCTCGACCCCACAGCCGCAGCCACAGTCGCAGCAGCCGCCCCGATGCAAGCAGAAGGTCATCTTCGGCAGCGGCACCGTCACCTTCTCGCTGAGCTTTGACGAGCCTCAGAAGAGCGCCGTGGCTCACAGGAATTCCACGCACCAGACCTCCCTGGAGGCCCAGAAAAACAATGACGCCCTGACCAAACACCAGGCGTTGCTCCCGCTGCAGTGCGGAGAGACGGACTCAGAATTGACCTCCCAGGAGACAGGCCTGCAGGGCCCTGTGGGTGAGGACCACCAACTAGAGATGGAGGACCCCGAAGAGATGTCCCCGGCACTTGTAGTGTCTAATTCCCGGAGCTTTGTCATCAGTGGCGGAGGCAGCACTGTTACGGAAAACATGCTGCGTTCttaa